A portion of the Krasilnikovia cinnamomea genome contains these proteins:
- a CDS encoding EscU/YscU/HrcU family type III secretion system export apparatus switch protein, with amino-acid sequence MAGEKTEQPTAQRLKKARQEGQIGRSQDIGAWVGMLAASIVLPKTLSAAMDHSRELMGKIPATIADPDPHVALGILREGLLSATWTVLPLALTMMVVGIAAAGGQGGIRVATKLFLPKFNRLNPLPGLKKMFGPQSLWEGTKALVKTTVLAGVLYATMKDMVPLLMTAGRLPVSTLLAVVTDGALSVIRVAAVAGIVMAAADYFVVRRRTNKQLRMTKEEVKQEHKNTEGDPHVKGQIRSRQLAMARNRQMADVPTADVVLVNPTHVAVALRYDPAKGAPRIVAKGQGAIATKIRELATEHRIPMVQDVPLARALHKGTEVGHEIPAELFGAVAKVLAFVMSLKAKGSAAGMHRNPHATTAAAA; translated from the coding sequence GTGGCCGGCGAGAAGACCGAACAGCCCACCGCGCAACGGCTGAAGAAGGCCAGGCAGGAAGGCCAGATCGGGCGTAGCCAAGACATCGGCGCCTGGGTGGGCATGCTGGCCGCCAGTATCGTGCTGCCCAAGACGCTGAGCGCGGCGATGGATCACTCCCGGGAACTGATGGGCAAGATCCCCGCCACGATCGCCGATCCCGACCCGCACGTCGCCCTCGGCATCCTCCGGGAGGGGCTGCTGAGCGCGACGTGGACCGTGCTCCCGCTGGCCCTGACCATGATGGTGGTCGGCATCGCCGCGGCGGGCGGGCAGGGCGGCATCCGGGTCGCCACCAAGCTGTTCCTGCCGAAGTTCAACCGGCTCAACCCGCTGCCGGGGCTCAAGAAGATGTTCGGCCCCCAGTCGCTGTGGGAGGGCACCAAGGCACTGGTGAAGACGACCGTGCTCGCCGGTGTGCTGTACGCCACGATGAAGGACATGGTGCCGCTGCTCATGACGGCGGGCCGGCTTCCGGTCAGCACCCTGCTCGCGGTGGTCACCGACGGGGCGCTCTCGGTGATCCGGGTCGCCGCCGTGGCGGGCATCGTGATGGCCGCGGCCGACTACTTCGTGGTGCGCCGCCGCACCAACAAGCAACTGCGGATGACCAAGGAAGAGGTCAAGCAGGAGCACAAGAACACCGAGGGTGACCCGCACGTCAAGGGGCAGATCCGCTCCCGGCAGCTGGCCATGGCCCGCAACCGGCAGATGGCCGACGTGCCGACCGCGGACGTGGTGCTGGTCAACCCGACGCACGTGGCCGTGGCGCTGCGCTACGACCCGGCCAAGGGCGCACCCCGCATCGTGGCCAAGGGCCAGGGCGCGATCGCCACGAAGATCCGTGAGCTGGCCACGGAGCACCGCATCCCGATGGTGCAGGACGTGCCGCTGGCCCGGGCCCTGCACAAGGGCACCGAGGTGGGCCACGAGATCCCGGCCGAGTTGTTCGGCGCGGTGGCGAAGGTGCTCGCGTTTGTGATGAGTCTCAAGGCAAAGGGCTCCGCCGCCGGTATGCACCGCAACCCGCACGCAACCACGGCCGCCGCCGCATAG
- a CDS encoding flagellar biosynthesis protein FlhA translates to MKNRNLSRFAVPVGVIGIIVMMVVPLPTFLLDLLIALNITAALLILLVSMFVQKPLDFSVFPAILLVATLFRLALNISATRLVLRDGDAGKVIHAFGSFVVGGSLVIGLVIFLILIIVQIVVVTKGAERVAEVGARFTLDAMPGKQMAIDADLNAGLIDEAEAKKRRAEVAAEADFYGAMDGGSKFVKGDAIAAIIITVINLVGGFTIGMMQQGMSPADAMNHYSLLTIGDGLVSQIPALLLSVATGLIVTRSATSGDMGTSVSQQLSQNKLALRIGGGAALALCVIPGLPKIPFLLVGATVLIIAQRVKDPEPEVEVVAAEADRPSPDSPDQLMGEMRVDPLELALSPDLVDLVDSGGGDLLDRVRALRRKMALELGIVMPPVRTRDDLDLPLSSYAIRISGIDAGTGQAPPGTVLAIGDGLQALPGRAGVEPVFGLAGKWVPQELHYQAELSGATVVDRASVIITHLAEIVRGNASRLLGREDVRALTETVKRSHPVVVEELTPALLSLGQIQRVLQGLLDEGVPIRDLVRIFEALSLRAKVSVDHDGLVEAARAALGPAIAAQYTAHGRLSVITLDPILEQGLLESLRPSETGAFMAIDGLKAEAIVSEAGHLVEGAEQQGLSPVLACSPQLRLPLMRLLRAGSKKLQVLSYSEISGSTAQIETMGVVNGAYAGVA, encoded by the coding sequence GTGAAGAACAGGAACCTCAGCAGGTTCGCCGTACCCGTCGGGGTTATCGGCATCATCGTGATGATGGTCGTGCCGCTGCCGACCTTCCTCCTCGACCTCCTGATCGCACTGAACATCACCGCAGCCCTGCTGATCCTGTTGGTCAGCATGTTCGTGCAGAAGCCGCTGGACTTCTCGGTCTTCCCCGCGATCCTGCTGGTGGCCACGCTGTTCCGGTTGGCGCTCAACATCAGCGCCACGAGACTCGTGCTGCGCGACGGCGACGCCGGCAAGGTGATCCACGCGTTCGGCAGCTTCGTGGTCGGCGGCAGTCTGGTCATCGGCCTGGTGATCTTCCTGATCCTGATCATCGTGCAGATCGTCGTGGTGACCAAGGGTGCCGAGCGGGTCGCCGAGGTCGGCGCCCGGTTCACCCTCGACGCCATGCCGGGCAAGCAGATGGCGATCGACGCCGACCTGAACGCCGGCCTGATCGACGAGGCCGAGGCCAAGAAACGCCGCGCCGAGGTCGCCGCCGAGGCGGACTTCTACGGCGCCATGGACGGTGGCTCGAAGTTCGTCAAGGGCGACGCCATCGCGGCCATCATCATCACGGTCATCAACCTGGTCGGCGGTTTCACGATCGGCATGATGCAGCAGGGCATGTCCCCGGCCGACGCGATGAACCACTACAGCCTGCTGACCATCGGCGACGGCCTGGTCTCCCAGATCCCGGCCCTGCTGCTCTCGGTCGCCACGGGCCTCATCGTCACCCGCTCGGCCACCTCCGGCGACATGGGCACCAGCGTCAGCCAGCAGCTGAGCCAGAACAAGCTGGCCCTGCGCATCGGCGGCGGCGCGGCGCTCGCGCTGTGTGTCATTCCCGGCCTGCCGAAGATCCCGTTCCTGCTGGTCGGCGCGACCGTGCTGATCATTGCGCAGCGGGTCAAGGACCCGGAGCCCGAGGTCGAGGTCGTCGCCGCCGAGGCGGACCGGCCCTCGCCGGACTCCCCGGACCAGCTCATGGGCGAGATGCGGGTCGACCCGCTGGAACTGGCGCTCTCCCCGGACCTCGTCGACCTCGTCGACTCCGGCGGCGGCGACCTGCTCGACCGGGTCCGCGCCCTGCGCCGCAAGATGGCCCTGGAGCTCGGCATCGTCATGCCGCCGGTGCGTACCCGCGACGACCTCGACCTGCCGCTGTCCTCGTACGCAATCCGGATCTCCGGGATCGACGCCGGCACCGGCCAGGCGCCGCCCGGCACGGTCCTGGCCATCGGCGACGGCCTGCAGGCCCTGCCCGGCCGGGCCGGCGTGGAGCCGGTCTTCGGGCTGGCGGGCAAGTGGGTTCCGCAGGAGCTGCACTACCAGGCCGAGCTGTCCGGCGCCACGGTCGTCGACCGCGCCTCGGTGATCATCACCCACCTGGCCGAGATCGTCCGCGGCAACGCCAGCCGCCTGCTCGGCCGCGAGGACGTGCGGGCGCTGACCGAGACGGTCAAGCGCAGCCACCCGGTCGTGGTGGAGGAGCTGACGCCCGCGCTGCTCAGCCTGGGCCAGATCCAGCGGGTGCTGCAGGGGCTGCTGGACGAGGGTGTGCCGATCCGCGACCTGGTCCGCATCTTCGAGGCGCTCTCGCTGCGCGCCAAGGTGTCGGTCGACCACGACGGCCTGGTCGAGGCCGCCCGCGCCGCGCTGGGCCCGGCCATCGCCGCCCAGTACACCGCGCACGGCCGGCTGTCCGTCATCACGCTCGACCCGATCCTGGAGCAGGGCCTGCTGGAGTCGCTGCGACCCAGCGAGACCGGCGCCTTCATGGCGATCGACGGCCTGAAGGCCGAGGCCATCGTCAGCGAGGCCGGGCACCTCGTCGAGGGCGCCGAGCAGCAGGGGCTCAGCCCCGTGCTGGCCTGCTCCCCGCAACTGCGGCTGCCGCTCATGCGCCTGCTGCGCGCCGGCAGCAAGAAGCTGCAGGTGCTGTCCTACTCGGAGATCTCCGGTTCCACCGCGCAGATCGAGACCATGGGGGTGGTGAACGGTGCCTACGCGGGTGTTGCTTGA
- a CDS encoding sulfotransferase family protein, with translation MSGDRPIIVVGCPRSGTTMLQLMLHAHPRIAIPPETRFVLDAYQARRAFGDLRNPANRWTLARWIVDRQQTRFADLGVDPEQAVRAIVAGAPTLGSALAEVFRLYAARFGRPRWGDKRPAYLQNLDMILRLFPDAQIVNIVRDGRDCVASLKEMSWHRDDLYTTVAAWARAVDDARRAARRLGPGQWYQLRYEDLVADPATELSRLCDFLGETYDPAMSEPGRVARVAVPAHKTWHERTHGPVTTQRVQSWQQRLSPAEVALCETALGGRLRACGYELSGASRVGGGELLRYGWSAAPHRLAPAKRGLTRAAARLRPEPLARRVPHARSPEA, from the coding sequence GTGTCCGGTGACCGTCCGATCATCGTCGTGGGCTGCCCCCGGTCCGGCACGACGATGCTCCAGCTCATGCTGCATGCTCATCCGCGCATCGCGATCCCGCCCGAGACCCGGTTCGTACTCGACGCGTACCAGGCCCGGCGGGCGTTCGGGGATCTGCGGAATCCGGCGAACCGGTGGACGCTCGCCCGGTGGATCGTCGACCGCCAGCAGACCCGCTTCGCCGATCTGGGCGTGGACCCGGAGCAGGCCGTCCGGGCCATCGTCGCCGGGGCGCCCACCCTCGGCTCCGCCCTGGCGGAGGTCTTCCGGCTGTACGCGGCCCGCTTCGGCCGCCCCCGATGGGGCGACAAGCGCCCCGCCTACCTGCAGAACCTCGACATGATCCTGCGGCTGTTCCCGGACGCCCAGATCGTCAACATCGTCCGCGACGGCCGCGACTGCGTGGCGTCACTGAAGGAGATGTCCTGGCACCGCGACGACCTGTACACCACGGTCGCCGCGTGGGCCCGGGCGGTCGACGACGCCCGCCGGGCGGCCCGGCGCCTCGGCCCGGGCCAGTGGTACCAGCTGCGCTACGAGGACCTGGTGGCCGACCCGGCGACGGAACTGTCCCGGCTGTGCGACTTCCTCGGCGAGACCTACGATCCGGCGATGTCCGAGCCGGGCCGGGTCGCCCGGGTGGCGGTGCCGGCGCACAAGACGTGGCACGAGCGCACCCACGGCCCGGTGACCACGCAGCGGGTCCAAAGTTGGCAGCAACGGCTCAGCCCGGCCGAGGTGGCGCTCTGCGAGACCGCGCTCGGTGGGCGGCTGCGGGCGTGCGGATACGAGCTGTCCGGGGCGTCCCGGGTGGGCGGCGGCGAACTGCTGCGGTACGGCTGGTCGGCGGCGCCGCACCGGCTGGCCCCCGCGAAGCGGGGCCTGACCCGGGCGGCGGCCCGGCTGCGACCGGAGCCGTTGGCGCGCCGGGTGCCCCATGCGCGCTCACCCGAGGCGTGA
- a CDS encoding response regulator — MKILIADDSRVMRQIVTRTLRQAGFDGHDLIEASDGKETLDKAQDEKPDLIISDWNMPEMTGVEVLRKLRAAGNNVKFGFVTSECTQEMQDEAQAAGSLFFIVKPFTAEQFDEVFSPILG, encoded by the coding sequence GTGAAGATTCTGATCGCGGACGACAGCCGCGTCATGCGGCAGATCGTCACTCGCACCCTGCGCCAGGCCGGCTTCGACGGGCACGACCTCATCGAGGCCTCCGACGGCAAGGAGACGTTGGACAAGGCGCAGGACGAGAAGCCGGACCTCATCATCTCCGACTGGAACATGCCTGAGATGACCGGTGTGGAGGTTCTGCGCAAGCTGCGTGCCGCGGGCAACAACGTGAAGTTCGGCTTCGTGACTTCGGAGTGCACGCAGGAGATGCAGGACGAGGCGCAGGCGGCGGGGTCACTGTTTTTCATCGTGAAGCCATTCACAGCCGAGCAATTCGACGAGGTGTTCTCTCCAATCCTGGGATGA
- a CDS encoding chemotaxis protein CheX yields MSVDVVVSEAELAEMVEQVWMSYLDPEGVDPLIATGDATQVCEVHSSVSITGSWSGHVVYATSMTAARRSAAAFLAMEPDEVSEEDLTDVLGELANIVGGNVKAMLPPGALLSLPQVVLAPESTTKYPAAERVTGLYGLWSGEPVSISMWQSRADVKKEEGE; encoded by the coding sequence ATGAGCGTCGATGTCGTGGTGAGTGAGGCCGAGCTCGCCGAAATGGTCGAGCAGGTCTGGATGTCGTATCTGGACCCCGAGGGGGTCGACCCGCTGATCGCCACCGGGGACGCCACCCAGGTGTGCGAGGTGCACTCGTCGGTGTCAATCACCGGATCCTGGAGCGGCCACGTCGTGTACGCCACCTCGATGACGGCCGCGCGCCGCTCCGCCGCCGCGTTCCTGGCCATGGAGCCGGACGAGGTGAGCGAGGAGGACCTCACCGACGTGCTCGGTGAGCTGGCGAACATCGTAGGTGGCAACGTGAAGGCGATGCTGCCGCCCGGTGCGCTGCTGTCGCTGCCGCAGGTCGTGCTCGCGCCCGAGTCGACCACGAAGTACCCCGCGGCCGAGCGGGTCACCGGCCTGTACGGCCTGTGGAGTGGCGAGCCGGTGTCCATTTCGATGTGGCAGAGCCGCGCGGACGTCAAGAAGGAGGAGGGCGAGTGA
- a CDS encoding response regulator, with protein MRAMVIDDSRAMRMILKRIVAKLNFEAVEAGDGQEALDLLNGMDEVPELALIDWNMPNMNGLEFVTKVRSDPRLREMTLVMVTTESEQSQIVRALAAGAHEYVIKPFTEGAMIEKLALLGLVPTGANS; from the coding sequence ATGCGCGCCATGGTGATCGACGACTCTCGCGCGATGCGAATGATCCTGAAGCGCATCGTCGCGAAGCTGAACTTCGAAGCGGTGGAGGCGGGTGACGGCCAGGAGGCCCTCGACCTGCTCAACGGGATGGACGAGGTGCCGGAGCTGGCCCTCATCGACTGGAACATGCCGAACATGAACGGGCTCGAGTTCGTGACGAAGGTCCGTTCGGATCCGCGACTGCGCGAAATGACCCTGGTGATGGTCACGACCGAGAGTGAACAGAGCCAGATCGTCCGCGCGCTGGCCGCGGGTGCCCACGAATATGTCATCAAGCCCTTCACGGAGGGCGCAATGATCGAGAAGCTGGCCCTGCTGGGCCTCGTTCCCACCGGAGCAAACTCATGA
- a CDS encoding CheR family methyltransferase: MTLSQSDFAFVSQLVKREAAIVLAPGKEYLVEARLIPVARQLGAGSVGEFLAGLQRRPNVADQQRIVDALTTNETSWFRDREPFTALTEVVLPELVQARASARKLRVWSAASSSGQEAYSLAITMQEALPSGWGYEIMGSDISTEMIGRAEKGEYSQVEVNRGLPATTLVQYFDRIGTHWRVAPTLRRNVSFRLMNLTAPIPAMPPFDVIFLRNVLIYFDVATKKSVLHNVAKLLRPDGWLFLGAAETTIGIDDNYERVAAGRTSAYKIRAAVPAGTAKRG, encoded by the coding sequence ATGACGTTGTCACAATCGGACTTCGCCTTCGTGTCCCAACTGGTCAAGCGGGAAGCGGCGATCGTGCTGGCCCCCGGCAAGGAGTACCTGGTCGAGGCGCGGCTGATTCCGGTCGCCCGGCAGCTCGGTGCGGGCAGCGTCGGCGAGTTCCTGGCCGGGCTGCAACGCCGCCCGAACGTCGCCGACCAGCAGCGCATCGTCGACGCGCTGACCACGAACGAGACCTCGTGGTTCCGCGACCGCGAGCCGTTCACCGCCCTGACCGAGGTGGTGCTGCCCGAGCTGGTGCAGGCCCGGGCCAGCGCCCGCAAGCTGCGGGTGTGGTCCGCCGCCAGTTCCAGCGGGCAGGAGGCGTACAGCCTGGCGATCACGATGCAGGAGGCCCTGCCGAGCGGGTGGGGCTACGAGATCATGGGCAGCGACATCTCCACGGAGATGATCGGGCGCGCCGAAAAGGGCGAATACAGCCAGGTCGAGGTGAACCGCGGCCTGCCCGCGACCACCCTCGTGCAGTACTTTGACCGGATAGGCACGCACTGGCGGGTCGCGCCGACATTGCGGCGCAACGTGTCGTTCCGGCTGATGAATCTGACCGCGCCGATTCCGGCGATGCCGCCGTTTGACGTCATTTTTCTCCGGAACGTGCTCATCTATTTCGACGTGGCTACGAAGAAGTCGGTGCTGCACAACGTCGCCAAGTTGCTCCGGCCGGACGGCTGGCTGTTCCTCGGCGCCGCGGAGACGACGATCGGCATCGATGACAACTACGAACGGGTGGCGGCCGGTCGGACGTCCGCCTACAAGATCCGAGCCGCGGTGCCAGCCGGTACCGCCAAGAGGGGATGA
- a CDS encoding protein-glutamate methylesterase/protein-glutamine glutaminase, translating to MISVLVVDDSVVVRRLIVDALGDSPNIEVVGTAANGLLAQAKIDRLKPDVVTMDIEMPQMNGIEAVRELRKRHPRLPVIMFSTLSAAGATATLEALSAGATDYVTKPSNVGSIAQSIAAVREQLVPKILALAGWQRPARPAPPPARPGAAPPRGGTATPNRLAVPPLARPAAPVRKRPGGRVDVLAVGCSTGGPDALTKVLLALPGDLPVPVVVTQHMPPVFTRMFAERLDRSTPLRVVEAADGMELSVGTVYIAQGDRHLVLQRRGNAIVTQLSSAPPENSCRPAVDVMFRSVAEIFGGNAYAAVLTGMGHDGRVGAKVLREAGAEVLAQDEATSVVWGMPGAVVAAGLADEVLPLDRIPAALVSRLKVGRSAAVAR from the coding sequence ATGATTTCCGTGCTCGTCGTCGACGACTCCGTCGTCGTGCGGCGGCTCATCGTGGACGCCCTCGGCGATTCCCCGAACATCGAGGTCGTCGGCACGGCCGCGAACGGCCTGCTGGCCCAGGCGAAGATCGACCGGCTCAAGCCCGACGTCGTGACCATGGACATCGAGATGCCGCAGATGAACGGCATCGAAGCGGTCCGGGAGCTGCGTAAGCGGCATCCGAGGCTGCCGGTCATCATGTTCAGCACGCTGTCGGCCGCGGGCGCCACCGCCACGCTGGAGGCGCTGTCCGCGGGTGCCACCGACTACGTCACCAAGCCGTCGAACGTCGGCTCGATCGCGCAGTCCATCGCGGCCGTACGCGAGCAGCTGGTGCCGAAGATCCTGGCGCTGGCGGGCTGGCAGCGCCCGGCCCGGCCCGCGCCGCCCCCGGCCCGTCCGGGCGCGGCACCGCCGCGTGGCGGCACGGCCACACCGAACCGCCTGGCGGTGCCGCCGCTGGCCCGCCCGGCCGCGCCGGTACGCAAGCGGCCCGGTGGCCGGGTGGACGTGCTGGCGGTCGGCTGCTCGACCGGCGGACCGGACGCGCTGACCAAGGTGCTGCTGGCGTTGCCCGGGGACCTGCCGGTGCCGGTCGTGGTCACCCAGCACATGCCGCCGGTCTTCACCCGCATGTTCGCCGAGCGGCTGGACCGCAGTACCCCGTTGCGCGTCGTCGAGGCCGCCGACGGGATGGAGCTCAGTGTGGGCACGGTCTACATCGCGCAGGGCGACCGGCACCTGGTGCTGCAGCGCCGCGGCAACGCGATCGTGACCCAGCTCAGCAGTGCACCGCCGGAGAACTCGTGCCGTCCGGCGGTCGACGTGATGTTCCGGTCGGTCGCCGAGATCTTCGGCGGGAACGCCTACGCGGCGGTGCTGACCGGAATGGGGCACGACGGACGTGTCGGAGCGAAGGTGTTGCGGGAGGCGGGAGCCGAGGTGTTGGCGCAGGATGAGGCGACGTCGGTGGTGTGGGGCATGCCCGGGGCGGTGGTAGCGGCCGGCCTGGCGGACGAGGTGCTGCCGCTGGACCGGATTCCGGCCGCCCTGGTCAGCCGCTTGAAGGTCGGACGTTCCGCGGCGGTGGCCCGATGA
- a CDS encoding chemotaxis protein CheW, which produces MASRQFATFEVADQLFGVEVDTVQEVLSYNEYTPVPLAPPAVGGLFNLRGQVIAAVDLRVQLGLNRQALEGPVMNVIIRGSGEREPVSLLVDRIGEVVDLEDEAFEPPPDTLSGPTRELVVGTFKLDGRLMLALDVNQAVDTYRATT; this is translated from the coding sequence ATGGCGAGTCGTCAGTTCGCCACTTTCGAAGTGGCAGACCAGTTGTTCGGTGTCGAGGTGGACACCGTCCAGGAGGTGCTCTCGTACAACGAGTACACCCCCGTGCCGTTGGCCCCGCCGGCCGTCGGCGGGCTGTTCAACCTGCGTGGCCAGGTGATCGCCGCGGTCGACCTGCGGGTGCAGCTCGGCCTCAACCGGCAGGCGCTCGAGGGCCCGGTCATGAACGTCATCATCCGCGGTAGCGGGGAGCGCGAGCCGGTCAGCCTGCTCGTCGACCGCATCGGCGAGGTCGTGGACCTCGAGGACGAGGCGTTCGAGCCGCCGCCGGACACGCTCAGCGGGCCGACCCGCGAGCTGGTGGTGGGTACGTTCAAGCTGGACGGGCGGCTCATGTTGGCCCTGGATGTCAACCAGGCCGTCGACACGTACCGCGCTACGACCTGA
- a CDS encoding chemotaxis protein CheA, whose product MESHENLDQIDRDLVALEQNPGSRELIARIFRAIHTIKGTSGFLAFTRLETLAHAGESLLSRLRDGVQPVTPETITTLLATIDGVRSLLAAIEHRGSEGDINVDGIIASVHAQMQSEAPALEAAPAAPAAEAEAPAEVPVPLAETPARPAPEPVEGQRRPLGEMLVESGATSPSDVSSALQQQLEGDERKLGTILLEEGKAAPAAVSEALQTQAPKRSVADSAIRVDVDLLDNLMNMVGELVLARNQLVRGVMELGDSGLVRSAQRLGMITSELQEGIMKTRMQPIEHIWSKLPRVVRDLSTGLGKQVQLVMEGKETELDRSLLEAVKDPLTHLVRNAVDHGIEEADVRVANGKSPEGTLALRAYHEGGHVAVEVADDGAGLNVERIAQKAVENGLIRADQVATMDKREIMALVFQPGFSTAQKVTNVSGRGVGMDVVKTNIERIGGAVSVDSTPGQGTVWRLTIPLTLAIIQALTVDCGDQRYVVPQVAVLELVFIDGNSTKIEYASGAPVYRLRGKLLPLVRLDRALGFDVGSDQGVYIMVLQADGRRFGLVVDRVLNTEEVVVKALNSRLKDIGLYAGATILGDGKVGLILDISSLARRSHLGADAERENIVGASRAVGTGDRGERLLITAVGERRVAIPLDTVTRLEEFPRDRIEQAGSREVVQYRGQILPLVRLSQLLGAYSEEPEGDTVPVVVYSEGPRSVALVVDRIVDIAENETTARRDAEEDGLVGTAVIQQRVTELLDVRRAILAADPNFYRDTTDELLVEA is encoded by the coding sequence ATGGAGAGCCATGAGAATCTCGACCAGATCGACCGGGACCTCGTCGCCCTGGAACAGAACCCGGGCTCGCGGGAGCTGATCGCCCGTATCTTCCGGGCGATTCACACCATCAAGGGCACCAGCGGGTTCCTCGCCTTCACCCGGCTCGAGACGCTGGCGCACGCGGGCGAGTCGCTGCTGTCCCGGCTGCGTGACGGCGTACAGCCGGTGACGCCCGAGACGATCACGACGCTGCTGGCCACGATCGACGGCGTCCGTTCGCTGCTGGCGGCCATCGAGCACCGGGGCTCCGAGGGCGACATCAACGTCGACGGCATCATCGCGTCCGTGCACGCCCAGATGCAGTCCGAGGCACCCGCCCTGGAGGCCGCCCCGGCCGCTCCGGCCGCCGAGGCCGAGGCGCCCGCGGAGGTACCGGTCCCGCTGGCGGAGACGCCGGCGCGCCCCGCGCCCGAGCCGGTCGAGGGCCAGCGCCGTCCGCTCGGCGAGATGCTCGTCGAGTCCGGCGCGACCAGCCCGTCCGACGTCAGCTCGGCGCTGCAGCAGCAGCTCGAGGGCGACGAGCGCAAGCTCGGCACCATCCTGCTGGAGGAGGGCAAGGCGGCCCCCGCGGCCGTCTCCGAGGCCCTGCAGACCCAGGCTCCCAAGCGCAGCGTCGCGGACTCCGCGATCCGCGTCGACGTGGACCTGCTGGACAACCTGATGAACATGGTCGGCGAGCTGGTGCTGGCGCGTAACCAGCTCGTCCGCGGCGTGATGGAGCTGGGTGACTCCGGCCTCGTGCGCAGCGCCCAGCGGCTCGGCATGATCACCAGCGAGCTGCAGGAAGGGATCATGAAGACCCGGATGCAGCCGATCGAGCACATCTGGTCGAAGCTGCCCCGGGTCGTCCGCGACCTCAGCACCGGCCTGGGCAAGCAGGTCCAGCTGGTCATGGAGGGCAAGGAGACCGAGCTCGACCGCAGCCTGCTCGAGGCGGTCAAGGACCCGCTGACCCACCTGGTGCGCAACGCGGTCGACCACGGCATCGAAGAGGCCGACGTCCGGGTCGCCAACGGCAAGTCGCCGGAGGGCACCCTGGCGCTGCGCGCGTACCACGAGGGTGGGCACGTCGCGGTCGAGGTCGCCGACGACGGCGCCGGCCTCAACGTGGAGCGGATCGCGCAGAAGGCCGTCGAGAACGGTCTGATCCGCGCCGACCAGGTCGCCACCATGGACAAGCGCGAGATCATGGCGCTGGTCTTCCAGCCCGGCTTCAGCACCGCGCAGAAGGTCACCAACGTCTCCGGCCGCGGCGTCGGCATGGACGTGGTGAAGACCAACATCGAGCGGATCGGCGGCGCGGTCAGCGTCGACTCGACCCCCGGCCAGGGCACCGTCTGGCGCCTCACCATCCCGCTGACCCTGGCCATCATCCAGGCGCTCACGGTCGACTGCGGCGACCAGCGGTACGTGGTGCCGCAGGTCGCGGTGCTCGAGCTGGTCTTCATCGACGGCAACAGCACGAAGATCGAGTACGCCTCCGGCGCCCCCGTGTACCGCCTGCGTGGCAAGCTGCTGCCGCTGGTCCGGCTGGACCGCGCGCTCGGCTTCGACGTCGGCAGCGACCAGGGCGTCTACATCATGGTGCTGCAGGCCGACGGGCGCCGCTTCGGGCTCGTCGTGGACCGCGTCCTCAACACCGAGGAAGTCGTGGTCAAGGCCCTCAACAGCCGCCTGAAGGACATCGGCCTGTACGCGGGCGCCACGATCCTCGGCGACGGCAAGGTCGGCCTGATCCTCGACATCTCCTCGCTGGCGCGCCGCTCCCACCTGGGCGCGGACGCCGAACGGGAGAACATCGTCGGCGCCTCGCGCGCCGTCGGCACCGGCGACCGGGGCGAGCGCCTGCTCATCACCGCGGTCGGCGAGCGCCGGGTCGCCATCCCGCTGGACACGGTCACCCGCCTGGAGGAGTTCCCGCGGGACCGCATCGAGCAGGCCGGCTCCCGCGAGGTCGTGCAGTACCGCGGGCAGATCCTGCCGCTGGTGCGACTGTCGCAGCTGCTCGGGGCGTACAGCGAGGAACCGGAAGGGGACACCGTGCCGGTGGTGGTCTACAGCGAGGGCCCGCGCAGCGTGGCCCTGGTGGTCGACCGGATCGTCGACATCGCCGAGAACGAGACGACCGCCCGCCGCGACGCGGAGGAGGACGGCCTGGTCGGCACCGCGGTGATCCAGCAGCGGGTCACCGAGCTGCTGGACGTGCGGCGCGCGATCCTCGCCGCCGACCCGAACTTCTACCGTGACACGACCGACGAGCTGCTGGTGGAGGCCTGA